In Siniperca chuatsi isolate FFG_IHB_CAS linkage group LG16, ASM2008510v1, whole genome shotgun sequence, the following proteins share a genomic window:
- the LOC122862943 gene encoding G-protein coupled receptor 6 — MNESLVVNDSSATPVAGEALPWMEADSPEHNSSLEFSTAPLEFPINPWDIMLCMSGTVIACENAIVVAIIFYTPTLRTPMFALIGSLATADLLAGMGLILNFVFQYVISSETISLITVGFLVASFTASISSLLAITVDRYFSLYNALTYFSEKTLQYVHLMLLGTWGVSLFLGLLPVLGWNCLDEPASCSIVRPLTRSNVTLLATSFFAIFVLMLTLYFKICKIVCHHAHQIALQQHFFATSHYVATKKGVSTLAIILGTFGASWLPFAIYCLVGERDYPSVYTYATLLPATYNSMINPIIYAYRNAEIQRSIYMLLCGCFQANKAYRSRSPSEV, encoded by the coding sequence ATGAATGAGTCGCTGGTGGTGAACGACTCCTCTGCGACCCCCGTGGCCGGAGAAGCCCTGCCATGGATGGAGGCTGACTCTCCAGAGCACAACAGCAGTCTGGAGTTCTCCACCGCCCCGTTAGAATTCCCCATCAACCCGTGGGACATTATGCTCTGTATGTCAGGCACTGTCATCGCCTGTGAAAACGCCATAGTAGTAGCAATCATCTTCTACACGCCGACACTACGGACTCCCATGTTTGCGCTGATTGGGAGCCTGGCCACAGCGGACCTGCTGGCCGGCATGGGATTAATCCTGAACTTTGTGTTTCAGTATGTGATCTCCTCTGAGACTATCAGCCTTATCACTGTAGGCTTCCTGGTGGCGTCCTTCACTGCGTCCATCAGCAGCCTTTTGGCCATAACAGTGGACCGTTACTTCTCCCTCTACAACGCTCTGACGTACTTCTCAGAGAAGACGCTTCAGTACGTGCACCTGATGTTACTCGGGACCTGGGGGGTGTCTCTGTTCCTGGGCTTGCTGCCGGTGCTCGGCTGGAACTGCCTGGACGAGCCGGCCTCCTGCAGCATCGTTCGCCCTTTGACCCGGAGCAACGTCACGCTCCTGGCCACCTCCTTCTTCGCCATCTTCGTGCTCATGCTGACCCTCTACTTTAAGATTTGTAAGATCGTGTGCCACCACGCCCACCAAATCGCCCTCCAGCAGCACTTTTTTGCCACCTCGCATTACGTGGCCACTAAGAAGGGGGTCTCCACTTTGGCCATCATCTTGGGGACATTTGGCGCAAGCTGGCTGCCCTTCGCCATCTACTGCCTGGTAGGCGAGCGAGACTATCCATCAGTGTACACCTATGCTACACTGCTGCCAGCCACCTACAACTCCATGATCAACCCCATCATCTACGCCTACAGAAACGCAGAGATCCAGCGCTCCATCTATATGCTTCTCTGTGGCTGCTTTCAGGCCAACAAGGCCTACAGGTCCAGGTCACCAAGTGAAGTCTAA
- the ccdc167 gene encoding coiled-coil domain-containing protein 167: MCQKEEMKHYEEENHFRTVTVYPSQPCSVFCHKMAKLKDRRREKISVATEIDRLEERRARCQDNLERAEFRSRKEELSDKERQELEDEMAITNERVRKLDKELETLRGENRKNMVLSVAMLVISALFYYIFFYNEEDS, from the exons ATGTGtcaaaaggaagaaatgaaACATTACGAAGAAGAAAATCACTTCCGCACAGTCACCGTTTATCCATCTCAGCCCTGCAGTGTCTTCTGTCACAAAATGGCAAAATTGAAAGACAGAAGACGAGAGAAAATCAGTGTCGCCACTGAG ATTGACCGTTTGGAGGAGCGACGGGCGCGTTGCCAAGACAACCTGGAGAGAGCAGAGTTCAGGAGCAGGAAAGAGGAGCTCTCTGACAAGGAAAG ACAGGAACTGGAAGATGAAATGGCAATCACGAATGAGAGGGTGCGAAAGTTGG ACAAGGAGCTGGAGACGTTAAGAGGAGAGAACCGGAAGAACATGGTGCTCTCAGTCGCTATGCTGGTTATCAGCGCTCTCTTCTACTATATCTTTTTTTACAATGAAGAGGACTCATGA
- the kif25 gene encoding kinesin-like protein KIF25 isoform X2 yields MPLFINRDQIFAHQVHLLEHKLRSKEERILELETENAILHLRLAECLGKLRRDHEEETKALNLRQHQRNAQKITHSALVKLLSEVQAVKQDLSEVFAVYLSFATELEEQSKQLLEKVEQASCSLNGHHGDEVQNLQARVAALERSLEEERERCRAERQRRKELHNTVVELRGNIRVHCRLRPVLPFDHIQSSTSGSRPASSEEVVSAISDDTVMVNCIKTGVPVHNKIFEFERVHGPEDSQDAVFEEVKPLLTSLLDGYNVCIMAYGQTGSGKTHTMMGSQPLEEHSGTQRETQQGIIPKAAAELFRLISEKPAESHTVEVSVMEVYNNEVFDLLARDEGGNAASQRRDVITTSSGTSQVTSLTYEPVCNASEVMQIIGSVLKLRAHCPTLVHTDSSRSHLIVTLTISSKSPNALALARRLQSAKKDMQHSTQKEWWSPRCRRANPATTNSSDELFASPASSPCPSPSHSPCPSPRPSISQAPFRTKLQLVDLAGSECVGMSGVSGAALWEVSCINRSLSALSDVLGALAEQRPHVPYRNSKLTHLLQDAIGGDAKLLVMLCVSPTQRFITESLQSLGLGTRARQVQKELPRRKNNTLKVK; encoded by the exons ATGCCTCTCTTTATAAACCGGGATCAAATATTTGCGCATCAGGTGCACCTGCTGGAGCACAAACTGAGG AGTAAAGAGGAGCGAATACTGGAACTGGAGACAGAGAATGCTATTCTTCATTTAAGACTTGCCGAG TGTCTGGGGAAACTCCGTCGGGACCATGAAGAGGAGACCAAGGCCCTGAACCTTCGTCAGCACCAGAGGAATGCACAGAAGATAACCCACTCAGCCCTCGTCAAACTCCTTTCTGAGGTCCAG gCTGTGAAGCAGGACTTGAGTGAAGTTTTTGCAGTGTATTTGAGTTTTGCCACTGAGCTGGAGGAGCAGAGCAAGCAGCTACTGGAAAAAGTGGAGCAAGCCAGCTGTTCTCTAAATGGTCACCATGGAGACGAGGTTCAGA ACTTGCAAGCTCGTGTTGCAGCTCTGGAGCGCtctctggaggaggagagggagcggtgcagggcagagaggcagaggaggaaagaacTCCATAACACAGTGGTG GAGTTGAGAGGGAACATCAGGGTTCACTGCAGGTTGCGACCAGTTCTACCCTTTGACCACATCCAGTCCTCCACCTCTGGATCACG aCCTGCGTCATCAGAAGAAGTGGTCTCTGCAATCAGTGAC gACACGGTGATGGTGAATTGCATAAAAACAGGCGTGCCAGTGCACAACAAGATATTTGAGTTTGAGAG AGTGCATGGACCAGAGGATTCCCAGGATGCCGTGTTTGAGGAAGTCAAGCCGCTCCTCACATCTCTGCTGGACGG CTACAATGTGTGTATCATGGCGTACGGGCAGACAGGCAGTGGGAAGACTCACACCATGATGGGATCCCAGCCGCTGGAGGAGCACTCAGGGACGCAGCGGGAGACGCAGCAGGGTATTATCCCCAAGGCTGCTGCTGAGCTCTTTCG GCTGATCTCTGAGAAGCCTGCAGAGAGCCACACGGTGGAGGTGTCAGTGATGGAGGTGTACAACAACGAGGTGTTTGACCTTCTGGCCAGAGATGAGGGGGGCAACGCCGCCAGCCAGCGCCGGGACGTCATCACCACCTCCTCTGGTACCAGTCAGGTCACCTCCCTCACATACGA GCCTGTGTGTAACGCCTCTGAGGTGATGCAGATCATCGGCAGCGTTTTGAAGCTCAGGGCTCACTGTCCCACCCTCGTCCACACTGACTCTTCACGCTCTCACCTCATTGTCACCCTCACCATTTCCTCCAAGAGCCCCAACGCACTGGCCCTGG CCCGCAGGCTACAGAGTGCCAAGAAAGACATGCAGCACTCCACCCAGAAGGAGTGGTGGAGTCCACGCTGTCGCCGTGCCAACCCTGCCACCACCAACTCATCTGATGAGCTCTTTGCAAGTCCTGCCTCTTCTCCCTGCCCCTCCCCTTCTCATTCCCCATGTCCCTCCCCCAGGCCCAGCATCTCACAGGCTCCGTTCAGGACCAAGCTGCAGCTGGTGGACCTGGCGGGGAGCGAGTGTGTCG GTATGTCTGGAGTTTCGGGTGCAGCTCTGTGGGAGGTGTCCTGTATAAACCGcagtctctctgctctgtcgGATGTCCTGGGAGCTCTGGCCGAGCAGAGACCACACGTCCCCTACAGGAACAGCAAACTCACCCATCTGCTACAGGATGCCATAG GTGGCGACGCCAAGCTGCTGGTGATGCTGTGTGTCTCTCCCACGCAGCGCTTCATCACCGAGTCTCTGCAGTCTCTGGGCTTAGGCACGCGGGCCCGTCAGGTCCAGAAGGAGCTACCCCGAAGGAAGAATAACACCCTCAAAGTTAAGTGA
- the kif25 gene encoding kinesin-like protein KIF25 isoform X1 gives MPLFINRDQIFAHQVHLLEHKLRSKEERILELETENAILHLRLAECLGKLRRDHEEETKALNLRQHQRNAQKITHSALVKLLSEVQAVKQDLSEVFAVYLSFATELEEQSKQLLEKVEQASCSLNGHHGDEVQNLQARVAALERSLEEERERCRAERQRRKELHNTVVELRGNIRVHCRLRPVLPFDHIQSSTSGSRSMLFSVRPASSEEVVSAISDDTVMVNCIKTGVPVHNKIFEFERVHGPEDSQDAVFEEVKPLLTSLLDGYNVCIMAYGQTGSGKTHTMMGSQPLEEHSGTQRETQQGIIPKAAAELFRLISEKPAESHTVEVSVMEVYNNEVFDLLARDEGGNAASQRRDVITTSSGTSQVTSLTYEPVCNASEVMQIIGSVLKLRAHCPTLVHTDSSRSHLIVTLTISSKSPNALALARRLQSAKKDMQHSTQKEWWSPRCRRANPATTNSSDELFASPASSPCPSPSHSPCPSPRPSISQAPFRTKLQLVDLAGSECVGMSGVSGAALWEVSCINRSLSALSDVLGALAEQRPHVPYRNSKLTHLLQDAIGGDAKLLVMLCVSPTQRFITESLQSLGLGTRARQVQKELPRRKNNTLKVK, from the exons ATGCCTCTCTTTATAAACCGGGATCAAATATTTGCGCATCAGGTGCACCTGCTGGAGCACAAACTGAGG AGTAAAGAGGAGCGAATACTGGAACTGGAGACAGAGAATGCTATTCTTCATTTAAGACTTGCCGAG TGTCTGGGGAAACTCCGTCGGGACCATGAAGAGGAGACCAAGGCCCTGAACCTTCGTCAGCACCAGAGGAATGCACAGAAGATAACCCACTCAGCCCTCGTCAAACTCCTTTCTGAGGTCCAG gCTGTGAAGCAGGACTTGAGTGAAGTTTTTGCAGTGTATTTGAGTTTTGCCACTGAGCTGGAGGAGCAGAGCAAGCAGCTACTGGAAAAAGTGGAGCAAGCCAGCTGTTCTCTAAATGGTCACCATGGAGACGAGGTTCAGA ACTTGCAAGCTCGTGTTGCAGCTCTGGAGCGCtctctggaggaggagagggagcggtgcagggcagagaggcagaggaggaaagaacTCCATAACACAGTGGTG GAGTTGAGAGGGAACATCAGGGTTCACTGCAGGTTGCGACCAGTTCTACCCTTTGACCACATCCAGTCCTCCACCTCTGGATCACG ATCTatgcttttctctgtcagaCCTGCGTCATCAGAAGAAGTGGTCTCTGCAATCAGTGAC gACACGGTGATGGTGAATTGCATAAAAACAGGCGTGCCAGTGCACAACAAGATATTTGAGTTTGAGAG AGTGCATGGACCAGAGGATTCCCAGGATGCCGTGTTTGAGGAAGTCAAGCCGCTCCTCACATCTCTGCTGGACGG CTACAATGTGTGTATCATGGCGTACGGGCAGACAGGCAGTGGGAAGACTCACACCATGATGGGATCCCAGCCGCTGGAGGAGCACTCAGGGACGCAGCGGGAGACGCAGCAGGGTATTATCCCCAAGGCTGCTGCTGAGCTCTTTCG GCTGATCTCTGAGAAGCCTGCAGAGAGCCACACGGTGGAGGTGTCAGTGATGGAGGTGTACAACAACGAGGTGTTTGACCTTCTGGCCAGAGATGAGGGGGGCAACGCCGCCAGCCAGCGCCGGGACGTCATCACCACCTCCTCTGGTACCAGTCAGGTCACCTCCCTCACATACGA GCCTGTGTGTAACGCCTCTGAGGTGATGCAGATCATCGGCAGCGTTTTGAAGCTCAGGGCTCACTGTCCCACCCTCGTCCACACTGACTCTTCACGCTCTCACCTCATTGTCACCCTCACCATTTCCTCCAAGAGCCCCAACGCACTGGCCCTGG CCCGCAGGCTACAGAGTGCCAAGAAAGACATGCAGCACTCCACCCAGAAGGAGTGGTGGAGTCCACGCTGTCGCCGTGCCAACCCTGCCACCACCAACTCATCTGATGAGCTCTTTGCAAGTCCTGCCTCTTCTCCCTGCCCCTCCCCTTCTCATTCCCCATGTCCCTCCCCCAGGCCCAGCATCTCACAGGCTCCGTTCAGGACCAAGCTGCAGCTGGTGGACCTGGCGGGGAGCGAGTGTGTCG GTATGTCTGGAGTTTCGGGTGCAGCTCTGTGGGAGGTGTCCTGTATAAACCGcagtctctctgctctgtcgGATGTCCTGGGAGCTCTGGCCGAGCAGAGACCACACGTCCCCTACAGGAACAGCAAACTCACCCATCTGCTACAGGATGCCATAG GTGGCGACGCCAAGCTGCTGGTGATGCTGTGTGTCTCTCCCACGCAGCGCTTCATCACCGAGTCTCTGCAGTCTCTGGGCTTAGGCACGCGGGCCCGTCAGGTCCAGAAGGAGCTACCCCGAAGGAAGAATAACACCCTCAAAGTTAAGTGA